CCCATAAAAAACCTCATACACGTGCCATCAATCACCTGATGCAAACAGACTGTTGTTCTGAAAATAGTTTGTGTCCCTGCTGTGTGTCCAAAGAGTTGCATTGATGGTAACTTACACGACCAAACACATATTGAATCTCGCAATAACTGCAAAGGAATCATGAACGTAAACAACTTAAGCATGAATTTGCAGCTTTAAGATAAACATCTTAAACTTTATACATAAATCATTTGTGAGTTTGTCGTCGGGGCCGGCACACAGCAACAGTGGGTCTCTCTGCGGTGGATCCGGTAGCAGATGGAGGATTGGCAGCGATGAAGGGGATCCGGTGCCAGAAGCCTGCAGAGTTCACACTGGACCGTCACATCCGATCAGTGTCAACGCCCCGGTGCACAGCAGAGGCCTGTGTAAGCACTTTACAGATTCATGTCTGAAGGATCAAACAATGTGAAGGCTTTCATTCAAGAACTAGATGAATACCAAAACTGATCACAGAAAATAATCAACACAAATGAGAGGATTTTCAATTACATTtctctgcatttttctgttgCAGGTATAAAACAAGACATTACTCGTAATTACACTAATGAAATGGACGGGATAAATAATAGATTGTCAGTGGTTACAGAAGAGACAGAAGTCAATATAAGTTAATAAAGCTGATTAGAAAAGCAGTAGTGCCACCTACAGTCAAGGTTCAGTAATAGACAAAGTTAAGGAAGACTTTCAGCACACCAAGTACAAACTAGACATGTCATCaaactaaaaatgaaataaagaaaatgtgcagGAGATATTGGAGCTATAGCTATTCAGAAATAGCTATTTGAATTTGTTTCATCAAACCTACAAAGTGTTTAATTAgaatttgataaaaatctaCATTACCCATTTTATTAGAAATTCCTGAATTGAACACAATGTTGGGTTTGGTCCTTCTAAAGGTTTAATTTACCATCCGGTGAATCAAAAATGTCAGATTTTTCCTTtaagatgacattttttaaacttaaatattGCATGCAGCTATTCAGTTTATATCATGCTTCTTTTGAGTGAAGAATTATTGCTGTCAACATTTTTTACTGCAGCACCTTTACATCAACTGCATTGTGCTTCAGTTATACACAAATACAAGAGTTTTACTTtgagtaaaaaatgttttttaggcacagtatgtaactctgacatccagtgtttaaaatgggtactgcagtccaaattcaaaacatttgagaGAGCTGTCTCCACCGGCCCCCTTCTCCATAGCTTCTTTGTACATGCAGATTGCCATGTCTCTGAAacctgaagcttcagtgtttagccagctctgcatcggtcttgaaacctttctgcctTCTAATCTCTCTCCAATGataaaaagcatctccaatatctttttaggttgggtacaatcacttctatctgaaccagttctcttgcccgcttccatcgctgcaacacctgttggtttgccgtttacCTGGAAAAccaaggggtgtccaaaacggccgtgtgggggggtcgccttaaaaccgcctgccttctctggtcaaaacaaatccagagcattcaggaccagaatctaaagttagaaggaggacatgctggctgctgcattgttgtcagagaagccaacacttcaacatagcatgtttccttaatgtctgatcatatagtaaggtcacaattcatttatttctcaccattttctttgctgcacttcACAAGTTCATTAAGTTGTACAAACAGTCACAagaataagaaaacaataaatcagaCACTAGTGCTttccaaatatatatatttatacaaagtACATTTTATGATCAAGAACCACAAGTCAAACTTCAATAACCATTGATGAAACAGTGATGGACATTGGTTTTAACAAAGTATTGAGTTAGgaagtttacatttttgtgtgaCAATAAATCCCCCTGTTTTGTAGTCAATGTGTTCTTAAGTCGGTTTTTGGCATCTGATGGTGGCATTGTGACTGAGGATATTCATTGACCACAGTTGGTACAAAGGCAAAACCATATGAACGCATTTGACTGATATTTACACTGCTGACAGGACAGAACAGAGGTGTTAGGCCTGGCTCAacgttgaaaatgttcaaagatGAAAACCACAATCAATAAAgaccagaaaaaaataacaaaaatacttaaagagcttctttaaaaaacagatttgaaatTTAAAACATACATTACAAAAATGAAGCCACACCATAATACATGGAGATTGTCTTCACCATGAACTTCCTCATGTGTAAATAAAGGATAAACCaactaaactaaataaataagagaacttaatatgcgattttggTCCCAACAGTTTAGAGGACTCCATTGGGGGAACTCCTCAAAGTACTGCTCAACACTGAATTGACATGATCCAGCCATGCTACAAAATGAAAAGTACTGATCGCTCATAGTTTATTATTTCTCTTGAGGTTCCTCTTATACTAGGAAgtactctgaaaaaaaataacaaaccaaAGTCTGGCTAAACTTCCCTCAGTTCTTGCAGTGGCAACACCACACCCTGGTGTTAATTACATAaggctgtttgttgttttattgtaaacTGTAAAATTAGAGAAATGTACACCAGTATCGACAACTACTCATACTCCATATGAAGCGATGATTCTTCGCTTTCAATATTGAGGGTGTTTCTGCCCAGTCATCATGATCTTTACTGCATTAGCTAGAAGTACAATGAAGTACAGTGGCTCAGCTAGGTGCGTCTGTCATGCGTAATAGTGGATTTGTGCAATTTTGGCACCACATATGTATCAGGGTGGGACAGCACAACAGATCTAGCTACCTTTGAATTGTCGAAATGGtccaaaagtaaaagaaaatacatttctatacCTGCTCggaaacacaaaatatttaccTAAACATTCCTAAAATTCAAATTATCcggctaaataaataaattcacaaAATATCAGTcaggacatttttttacatacttGAAACATTCAATCGTCTGATGTGACTGAACAGCTCTTCATTATTGCACGGTGAATACATTTTATGAGAATATGTCAAATTTGAGGATTCATTGAGGAGTgcaatttaaaaacagcacagtATGAAAAGTTTGTAATGATGAATGCTGGTGTGGTAAATTGTGAGTGCGGTTGGTGTCCGCCACTTCCCTCACGCCCCCCTTCACTTGACTCAGCTTTCTTTCTTGTCCAATCTACTTCCTGGTTGTGTGGACGGGAAGTTGACACTAGGAGGTGCTGACGGGTGCCGCTTCCTCTCATGCAGGTTGATGTGCATGGTGTTGCCGTTGCCGTACTGAATTCCTGTCACATCGCTCATGTTGATGTAATATTCACGTGAAGGCGGGGAGGGGAAGCAGGGCAAAAGGCTGGAGATGGAACACCGACGctgtgaataaaataaataataataaaaggtgAGAAAAACTCTGCTGTGTTAATGACTTAAAAATCAGTGAAAATACAGCTAGAATAAAACTTCTTATAATAGAGAAAAAACAACTGTCAAATAGGTAAATAATAAAATGCCAGTTGATGAAAatggtttttcattttttgaaggATTATAGCCAGGTGTGagaaattaagatttttttaatttgcacttCATGACAAAAGTCGAAATATCGAGAAAAATTTCAAAGTTTTGGAAATAAAGTCGAGACAATTCGAATTTGGGAATGAAGTCCAAattttgaaaactgtttttcaacttcattctcaacatttcaactttgtttctggacattttgactttttctgaTAATTTTGACTTCAttctcaaaaatgtatttgaacttAAATCTCAactttttgactttattcttgAAATCTTCTCAactttttgatttttatcccaattgtttacggtgagaaggcagactcagagggcagaacaaacccctagctgtgggagtgtcacccacttaggggaggggttactgccctttgtgatgtcatgaagggaaaatctcgattgattgattgattggttgattgattggttgattgattggttggttgattggttgattgattggttggttgatggAATGTAGTTAAAGAAGagataagtaaaaaaaaaaattaaaaactcaCGAGCTCTGGGAACATATTTTGTACTCTGTTGTGGGATGAGTGCACACTGGAACGAGTGGGCTGTGAAGATAAAATGGGGTAAACGGAagacttttttacatttttgtccatCACTGAGCTGCCCTGGTCGACTTCACACTTAGTGGCTGGTCGATGTGAAGGGGAATCTGAAAGAAGGAAGGACATGATATGAAAACATTCAGCCACGGGTCTTGTGGTTTCTTTGCAGCTGAAACACCAACTTCCTTTTTACCTCTGAGTCTTGGTTCAGGTCTTTGATTTGCCATCCGCCCACTAGCCATTTCCTGCAACGAAACAAACAGGTAGCACACCATGCTATTTTCAAGTTTGTAAAGTTGGTCATATTAATATTAAATTCGGTTTTGGTATCCAAAACTGCACAAGAGGTCTCTGGAAGCCCAGCCATTACAAATGACTGCTCAATAGTTTATGAACTGTTGAAAACACTTGTTATTTATTACTAACcaaaaattattttaaagttttcaaaCCCTCAAAGTTTAAAGCTATTGCTGGAAGCTAGCTAGCTTAGGTTAGCAAAGAGACAGCTAACCTAGCTTACTCCAAAAGTACTGAAATCAGTAGGCTAATGCACTGATAATCTTGATTTGATTTCAATTCCCTTTCTATCACTGATTGTCCAACCTTAACTTAATTTTATGAACTTTTTAGGAGTACGATTTTCTGTGTTCAACAGCTTTTTCTGTGTCAAATCCCCTCAAGGAGAAGGAAATGATGTGTGAAATATGACTCTGTGGTGGCACATAAAGTTTGAAACTGCACATTATAATATTTGTCAAAGGTGGAAAACAAAGAATGTTTTTTCAGACCACACAGTGAGTCATTTTATATTCTTTGATGTTTAAAGATAGTAATGAAATATAACGTGAGAAAAGTCTACATTTTGAAGTCAAAGTCGTATCTTTCTCCACGAGGAGTTTTGTTTTGGAAGTGAGCCTCTCTCTGAAGGTTTATCTCTTTCTTCAGCGTTAAAATAAAAGTCTCTAATTGAGGTTGAACTGATTCATACCTGTACTGGTGCAGGCCCTGTTGGCACGCTATCATACAGATTCACTTCCTCACGTCTGGCACCCactgttaaaaaagaaaaaaacgtacATGAAACATTTAATGGACAAGTGTTCTtctaaatgtgaaataatgaaatataaaaaaaaccaaccTGACACCTCGGAGATGTGAACCTTCTGAACTTGCTCTACTAAACCTTCTTCCTGTTGATCcttgagaagaggaagagaaagtgtGAGTCAATCTCAGTtcagaaagaaaagtttgctgaGTTATGttcacattttacagccttccCGCATGATTCGAGTGTCGATGGGGCGATTTGTTTCTTACCAGTTCCTTGAGCACCTGATGGACAACGTCAACCATCGCATGTTTGTGCACTTTATACAATTCTTCTGTCACCGTTGTACACACTGCAAAAAAGGTGATAAAATAGTCAAATTTTGTTTCAGGAATATTGATATGGCACAACCATCCTGTTGTTATCAGGATACTAAATTTAACAATTTCTCCTGTTGTATGCATGTTGGATTCAGGGTAGGTTAAAACGAATTTCTAACCATGGGCCGAGGGCCTTTGGTCTTGGTTTCCTCTCCAGCATTTCTCCATGACCGCCATCAGCACCTCCAAACCTGCCACCCCCGTCACTTGGCTTCTGATATCATCCAGTGATGGACGTTGTCCTTCCGGGATTAGAAGGCGGACTAAGTCGGATGTTGCATCTGCAAAAGAGAGAGCTTGTCTGAGCTGCTGTCTGGGTTGTTGAACTAAAAACTAATTCTGCTACACATTTTACTTGGGAGATTTTGGCAAACAAATTGTGCTCAATCGTGCTCACGTTAACTAGCagtaatgaaaggcagctggaTACCTCCAGCaggattcaaaccacagcacGGACGATTCAGAAGCAATTTtgtaacaacaataacaaagaaagaaaagaaaagcaaggATAAATAAGAGAGGAGGACAAAAAGGCACGAGTGTCTCTTACGTTCATAAGGTTTTCTCCCTGTGACAATGGACCATAAGAGTATGCCATAACTGAAAGAGAGCGGAGAGGATTGATTATGTAAGTCATACATTTGTACATACATCAGGGCTTTTTCATCTGTAAACTGCAGCCAAACTAAACTGTAACAAAAACTCAAGTGCAGTGGTATTGCAGATGCATGTGGTGTGGTTTGTTTGACGAGGAAGTCACCTGATTGCCTGTAAGTTTGATTGAGTACAGTAAAAGCTGTGTAACCTTCTGAACAGAAATAACTTCTCCCAGGGTTTATTTTGACTTCCGGTGAAAATATGTGCTTCTTTCTACGACAATAACTCTTTTAGTAAAGCTACTTACTTcctgctttaaaagtaaaattgaCCTCAGTATGTGTATCTTGATAAAGGTGGCATAGTTGAATATTATATAATAAGTAAAACACTATTATCCAATTTCTGGTTTAGTTCCTTTATACCTGTAGATATCAGAGGCTTGTTTAGGTTTGTAGTTCACATCAAATGCCTCTGGTGGCATATATGGAAGtgtccctcccccctctgtctcAGTGTCCTTCTTGGAAAGCTGCGTGCTACTGTGGTAAAATCTGGAAAGGCCGAAATCTGTAAGCTGGAGAGGAGATGAAAGATTAGCAAAAGGAGGAAAGCCTGCCAAAACGAATGACCTTTTTTAACAGAAAGTTTTCAGAAAAGATTGGCTCAGCATTAGTTTTACTTCTCTTATTGAAGCTGAATCATAGCATTGGAGTCAATAACATATTCTGAAGTTACATCATTGAGGGGGAAACCGCACAACAAGATGAACCGCAATGATGTTGTACTGCTGTTTTCCAGTTTGTTAATCATGTAGACTTAGGGTTTCTTACATGAATTACCAGTCCACTACTTGATCAGCGACTAAAGAACATAATGAGTCATGAAGGGCTGGAGCCGATTCCCGCTGTCATTTGGCGAAAGGCCTGTTCGTACTGGACtggttgccagtcaatcacagggctgacaaatCGAGACAGAAAACCAGCCACACTTACAtccacacctacggacaatttagagtcaccaattaacttAACAATCATGTCTTTGgattgtgggaggaagccagagttcCCCGGAAAGAACCCACGCTTGCACAGGGAACAAATGCAAACACCACAAACTGTCAGGCTGGAATTTGAACCAGGATCCTCCATCAATGTGTGCATGTCGTATAGCATATAACCAAATTACCACCTCGGGACAAATAAAGCATTCCTGGTACGGATTATGTATTTCCAGATATAACAATATATTGGAAAACACAGACAATGTCTAACGTTAGCTTACAGCCACCCACTAGATAATATGTTAGCTAGGAAGACGCTAAAAGAACACGTTACCATTCGGTGGCTTTtcatgatgcaaaaaaaaaggtttaaaacccTAACCTTAAAAAATAGTTGGCTTCATCAAAATAACAAGACTAAGCTAATATAACTAACGCAATAGTATGAAGTGCCTGAATCTGTTGTATAAAAGTAGCTCGTAGTTATCAACCATGTATTGTTTTTCAGTGATGTTTGGCTAGTcccccttcttctttttctatcagtTGTCTTCCCAGCAACTCATTCGTCCAGAAGAGGTCAGTTACCCTACATGTATACGACATACAGCTTGTACTACAATACAACTTTTTGACAGCATTAACTTATCAACCCTGATGGCATTAGACTTAGTAAACTGCCTTCCCCCGAAAGCCTTGAACTCACCTTGGCATTAAGAGAGGGGTCCAGCAGCACGTTGCTGGGCTTCAGGTCAAGGTGGAGCACAGGGGGGCACAGACAGTGGAGGAAGTTTATCCCCAAAGCCACTTGGTGAGCCATTCTGAAGACCAATGGCCAGGGTGGAGGTCCAGGTAAAGATTTCTGTTGGAAGAAGATTGTTTCCATCATAATAGATCTATTTCAACTTTCTCTTAACTATAGAAGAAAGTCACAAAATGTTTGTTATGAGTAGGAAGTAGTTTTTATGACATTTGTTCATTTACATTCCTACTTTAATAGGCTGTTGTATTtgggaccgaggctgctctttgaaaTATGAGTGGAGTTTGGCGGGTTGAATTCTATGATTTCAGgtttagaattgttcagttggagaaagttttgtgccatccagcagttgatatcgtttagacagtttctgacagcagctaggctcctcttgggtcctcaggtctcaaaggaaggtatatctgtgtaTTGTCTGCATAGCAGTGAAAGTAGACTttgtggcgttcaattatttggccaagaggcagcatataaatagagaataaaatgggacctaaaaccgaaccttgtggtacaccacaggtaatgttagaggcagaggaggagtagttaccgatggtgGCCGCAAAGGTTCAttctaaaagataagagtaaaaccagctaagtgcagtatcctttaaaccaacccaGCTTTCAAGACGATCaattaaaattgtgtgatcaacagtatcaaaagctgcgctaagatctaaaagaattaaagctgatttttttaCTGCAAAGCTTTAATGTGTGTATCTTAATTATAGCAGtacaatatttgattttttgttCCACCACTACTTACCTGTAGAAAAGCAACCGATCCTCTCTCCATGAGCTCCATGACCAGTCCAAGCTGTGTCGATGATGGGTTAGATGGCAGTTGACCCCTAAAGATCCCGAGGACCTGAATGACATACGGGCTGCTCCCTTGATACATCATGTTGAGCTCTCGCAGCAAAGTTTGACTGTGTGAGTTTTAGTTGCGTCATTAGTTACTCTCAACAACTTTTGGTTGAAGAAAATAGAAACTCTTGATAATGATTACCTGTCATCAAAACGAAGCAGTTTAATGGCAACATTGGAGCACCACTGACGATGCTTGACTTTGTAGACGTGTCCAAAACCTCCAGAGTCAATCATCTCCCAGCCCTCCAAGTGGGAGTCTTCAATAGTCCTCATGGACAGATAGCTGGGCTTAGCCATAGTGGACTGAAGGAATACATGATCAGTTACAAGGTGCAT
This portion of the Labrus bergylta chromosome 22, fLabBer1.1, whole genome shotgun sequence genome encodes:
- the ripk3 gene encoding receptor-interacting serine/threonine-protein kinase 3 isoform X2 — encoded protein: MAKPSYLSMRTIEDSHLEGWEMIDSGGFGHVYKVKHRQWCSNVAIKLLRFDDSQTLLRELNMMYQGSSPYVIQVLGIFRGQLPSNPSSTQLGLVMELMERGSVAFLQKSLPGPPPWPLVFRMAHQVALGINFLHCLCPPVLHLDLKPSNVLLDPSLNAKLTDFGLSRFYHSSTQLSKKDTETEGGGTLPYMPPEAFDVNYKPKQASDIYSYGILLWSIVTGRKPYEHATSDLVRLLIPEGQRPSLDDIRSQVTGVAGLEVLMAVMEKCWRGNQDQRPSAHVCTTVTEELYKVHKHAMVDVVHQVLKELDQQEEGLVEQVQKVHISEVSVGARREEVNLYDSVPTGPAPVQPTRSSVHSSHNRVQNMFPELRRCSISSLLPCFPSPPSREYYINMSDVTGIQYGNGNTMHINLHERKRHPSAPPSVNFPSTQPGSRLDKKES
- the ripk3 gene encoding receptor-interacting serine/threonine-protein kinase 3 isoform X1, with the protein product MAKPSYLSMRTIEDSHLEGWEMIDSGGFGHVYKVKHRQWCSNVAIKLLRFDDSQTLLRELNMMYQGSSPYVIQVLGIFRGQLPSNPSSTQLGLVMELMERGSVAFLQKSLPGPPPWPLVFRMAHQVALGINFLHCLCPPVLHLDLKPSNVLLDPSLNAKLTDFGLSRFYHSSTQLSKKDTETEGGGTLPYMPPEAFDVNYKPKQASDIYSYGILLWSIVTGRKPYEHATSDLVRLLIPEGQRPSLDDIRSQVTGVAGLEVLMAVMEKCWRGNQDQRPSAHVCTTVTEELYKVHKHAMVDVVHQVLKELDQQEEGLVEQVQKVHISEVSVGARREEVNLYDSVPTGPAPVQEMASGRMANQRPEPRLRDSPSHRPATKCEVDQGSSVMDKNVKKSSVYPILSSQPTRSSVHSSHNRVQNMFPELRRCSISSLLPCFPSPPSREYYINMSDVTGIQYGNGNTMHINLHERKRHPSAPPSVNFPSTQPGSRLDKKES